Proteins co-encoded in one Streptomyces sp. NBC_01283 genomic window:
- a CDS encoding LysR family transcriptional regulator — protein sequence MAAPTDGATGTYGATGTTGVYGATGAANATGTANGTAAATDLAPHELRILVAVDRERGFSAAAKVLGVTQSAVSHSIRGTERKVGAVLFERGRKGATPTPAGASAAAHARRVLRLLDALAAEARGAERGTVAGPLRIAAFRSVALHLLPPVLERLAARHPGIEPQVRVVRELGAGTAGEVAEGRADVGIATIGSTSPVPAGLIGDVLVEEPYSLVHPAGHPDPRSLPLVDWHENCGSYTRQWWAGQDWIPKATVLTEDDGAVLSMVSRGLGMAIMPALSLNGAPDGIEITDLGPERPSRSVGYVTTPELAATVAVRALIRELRAAGQGAGDAARLR from the coding sequence ATGGCTGCTCCCACGGACGGCGCGACCGGCACGTACGGCGCGACCGGCACGACCGGCGTGTACGGCGCGACCGGCGCCGCGAACGCGACCGGCACGGCGAACGGGACTGCCGCCGCCACCGACCTCGCCCCCCACGAGCTGCGCATCCTGGTGGCCGTCGACCGCGAGCGCGGCTTCTCGGCGGCGGCCAAGGTGCTCGGGGTGACCCAGTCCGCGGTCTCGCACTCCATCCGCGGGACGGAGCGCAAGGTCGGAGCGGTGCTCTTCGAGCGGGGCCGCAAGGGCGCGACGCCGACCCCGGCCGGTGCCTCCGCCGCCGCCCACGCCCGGCGCGTCCTGCGGCTCCTGGACGCCCTGGCCGCCGAGGCCCGCGGCGCCGAGCGGGGCACGGTCGCGGGGCCGCTGCGTATCGCCGCGTTCCGCAGTGTGGCCCTGCACCTGCTGCCGCCCGTCCTGGAACGCCTCGCCGCCCGCCACCCCGGCATCGAGCCGCAGGTGCGCGTGGTCCGCGAACTGGGCGCCGGCACCGCGGGCGAGGTCGCCGAGGGGCGTGCTGACGTGGGCATCGCGACGATCGGGTCGACCTCGCCCGTGCCCGCCGGGCTCATCGGCGACGTACTCGTGGAGGAGCCCTACTCGCTGGTGCACCCGGCAGGGCACCCCGACCCGCGGTCCCTGCCGCTGGTGGACTGGCATGAGAACTGCGGCTCGTACACCCGGCAGTGGTGGGCGGGTCAGGACTGGATCCCGAAGGCGACCGTGCTCACCGAGGACGACGGAGCAGTGCTCTCGATGGTGAGCAGGGGTCTCGGTATGGCGATCATGCCCGCGCTCTCCCTGAACGGAGCACCGGACGGAATCGAGATCACCGATCTCGGTCCGGAGCGCCCGTCGCGTTCCGTGGGCTACGTCACCACGCCCGAGCTGGCCGCCACCGTCGCCGTCCGCGCTCTGATCCGCGAGCTCAGAGCCGCCGGGCAGGGGGCCGGGGACGCAGCCCGTCTCAGATAG
- a CDS encoding NADP-dependent oxidoreductase — protein MTETALTVHQTARPHGFPTPGHFAFVESPLPEPTPGTALVENLYWSVDPYHREMMDGDFALNAPLEGRTLGRVIESRDPALREGDIVFHRLGWRTHTVVTPGEARAVPRFDGVPLSAHLSILGGTGLTAYVGLTRIAELREGQDVFVSAAAGGVGTATGRLARLMGAGRLVGSAGTAAKAAYLTEHVGYDEAFDYHTGPTAELLAKAAPEGIDLYMDNVGGEHLEAAISSLRTYGRIVRIGTMAQKNSTDTPYALRNLPDIVEKSLRMEGFLVSNYRDVQEELNAFVVPHLQSGRIGLDETVVDGFGSIVDAFLGMLRGENLGKIIVRSDTPGA, from the coding sequence ATGACCGAGACCGCACTCACCGTGCACCAGACCGCCCGCCCCCACGGCTTCCCCACCCCCGGCCACTTCGCCTTCGTCGAGTCCCCGCTGCCCGAACCGACCCCGGGCACCGCCCTGGTGGAGAACCTGTACTGGTCGGTGGACCCCTACCACCGCGAAATGATGGACGGGGACTTCGCACTGAACGCACCCCTGGAGGGCCGCACCCTCGGCCGCGTCATCGAGTCCCGCGACCCCGCGCTCCGCGAGGGCGACATCGTCTTCCACCGGCTGGGCTGGCGTACCCACACCGTCGTCACCCCCGGCGAGGCACGCGCCGTCCCCCGCTTCGACGGCGTACCGCTCTCCGCGCACCTGAGCATCCTCGGCGGCACCGGCCTGACCGCGTACGTCGGGCTCACCCGCATCGCCGAACTTCGCGAGGGGCAGGACGTGTTCGTCTCCGCGGCGGCCGGCGGCGTGGGCACGGCCACCGGGCGGCTCGCCCGGCTGATGGGAGCGGGGCGGCTCGTCGGCAGCGCGGGGACGGCGGCGAAGGCGGCGTACCTCACGGAGCACGTCGGCTACGACGAGGCCTTCGACTACCACACGGGCCCGACGGCCGAGCTGCTCGCCAAGGCGGCACCCGAGGGGATCGACCTCTATATGGACAACGTCGGCGGCGAGCACCTCGAAGCCGCGATCTCCTCTCTGCGCACGTACGGGCGGATCGTGCGCATCGGCACGATGGCCCAGAAGAACAGCACCGACACGCCGTACGCCCTGCGCAACCTCCCCGACATCGTCGAGAAGAGCCTGCGCATGGAGGGCTTCCTGGTCAGCAACTACCGCGACGTGCAAGAGGAGTTGAACGCGTTCGTGGTGCCGCATCTGCAGAGCGGGCGCATCGGCCTCGACGAGACCGTGGTCGACGGCTTCGGCAGCATCGTGGACGCGTTCCTGGGGATGCTGCGGGGCGAGAACCTGGGCAAGATCATTGTCCGGTCGGACACCCCCGGGGCGTGA
- a CDS encoding NB-ARC domain-containing protein, whose product MAGNLPAEHAPFIGRRRELTVLRQLCTRSRAVTVTGLGGVGKTRTALRAAADVADDFADGVWFVGLCGLQDGELLVHAVATALRVTDHTAKPQREVLAEHLADKQLLLVLDTCEHLVDAVAELAASLSRAAPGVRLLCTSRQPIGILGEQIFTVEPMSVADDAAQLFAQRARAVRPDFTLTGPIKPLVERICARLDGIPLAIELAAGRLGDERLGDLLSRLDDRFQLCADAPGRTTRHSTLRTTIGWSHELCPPAERLLWARLSVFAGSFSQEAAEEVCSDASLARAGTGRLLAGLVAKSLLVREEGAHGVRYRQLDTVRAYGAEWLRRLGEERPWRIRHLAWCQGLAERGEEAWFGPGQAAVFHATRREHTHLVAALDFALSTPGQEQAGARLAGTLWFYWVGCGLLGDGRYWLDRALAATSGLGRSRLKALWVGGYVAILQGDARAAAAMLDECRSGALRSDDDTAYAYATHRLGCAALMRDEHAAAERYFRASLTSYAGIGELNSNVMMARIELGMALAFQGDLEAAVGLCEEARVTCEERGERWAKAYALYVLAFAAWAGGRGDDAARLARECLQINYEFRDLVGVVLPVEFIALLRASLGHCDQAAVLQGAARRIWQRVGLPLFGSAYFNAPHDTAVGLARAGLGGRGYETAFERGTHLTLDDVVTAVLHGTHEPSWTR is encoded by the coding sequence GTGGCCGGCAACCTGCCCGCGGAACACGCCCCTTTCATCGGCCGCCGTCGCGAACTCACTGTGCTGAGACAGCTCTGCACCCGCTCCCGGGCGGTGACCGTGACCGGACTCGGCGGCGTCGGCAAGACCCGCACCGCCCTGCGCGCCGCGGCCGACGTGGCGGACGATTTCGCCGACGGCGTCTGGTTCGTCGGGCTCTGCGGCCTCCAGGACGGCGAACTCCTCGTGCACGCCGTCGCCACCGCCCTGCGCGTCACCGACCACACGGCCAAACCCCAGCGGGAGGTTCTGGCCGAACACCTCGCCGACAAGCAACTGCTGCTCGTCCTCGACACCTGCGAACACCTCGTGGACGCCGTCGCCGAGTTGGCCGCCTCGTTGTCGCGCGCGGCCCCCGGGGTGCGCCTCCTCTGCACCAGCAGGCAGCCCATCGGCATCCTGGGCGAACAGATCTTCACCGTCGAACCGATGTCCGTCGCGGACGACGCGGCGCAGCTCTTCGCCCAGCGCGCCCGCGCCGTACGCCCCGACTTCACGCTCACCGGACCCATCAAGCCCCTGGTGGAGCGGATCTGCGCCCGCCTGGACGGCATCCCGCTCGCGATCGAACTGGCCGCCGGACGCCTCGGGGACGAACGCCTCGGCGACCTCCTCAGCCGCCTCGACGACCGTTTCCAGCTGTGCGCCGACGCGCCCGGCCGTACCACCCGGCACAGCACACTGCGCACGACGATCGGCTGGAGCCACGAACTCTGCCCGCCCGCCGAGCGGTTGCTGTGGGCCCGCCTCTCCGTCTTCGCGGGCAGCTTCTCTCAGGAGGCAGCCGAGGAGGTCTGCTCCGACGCCTCGCTGGCGCGGGCCGGCACCGGGCGTCTGCTGGCCGGACTCGTGGCCAAGTCCCTGCTCGTACGGGAAGAGGGGGCCCACGGCGTGCGCTATCGGCAGCTCGACACCGTGCGCGCGTACGGCGCCGAGTGGCTGCGGCGGCTCGGCGAGGAACGGCCCTGGCGGATCCGCCACCTCGCCTGGTGCCAGGGCCTCGCCGAGCGGGGCGAGGAGGCGTGGTTCGGGCCCGGCCAGGCCGCCGTCTTCCACGCCACCCGGCGCGAGCACACCCACCTCGTCGCCGCGCTCGACTTCGCCCTGTCCACCCCGGGCCAGGAGCAGGCAGGGGCGCGGCTCGCGGGCACGCTCTGGTTCTACTGGGTCGGCTGCGGGCTCCTCGGCGACGGACGCTACTGGCTCGACCGGGCGCTCGCCGCGACGTCCGGCCTCGGTCGCTCCCGGCTCAAGGCGCTCTGGGTGGGTGGCTATGTCGCCATCCTCCAGGGCGACGCGCGGGCCGCCGCGGCCATGCTCGACGAGTGCCGGTCGGGCGCGCTGCGCAGCGACGACGACACCGCGTACGCCTACGCCACCCACCGCCTGGGCTGCGCCGCGCTGATGCGGGACGAACACGCCGCGGCGGAGCGGTACTTCAGGGCGTCCCTGACCAGCTACGCCGGCATCGGTGAACTCAACAGCAACGTCATGATGGCCCGCATCGAGCTGGGTATGGCACTCGCGTTCCAGGGCGACCTGGAGGCGGCCGTCGGACTCTGCGAGGAGGCCCGCGTCACCTGTGAGGAACGCGGCGAGCGCTGGGCCAAGGCGTACGCCCTCTACGTGCTCGCCTTCGCCGCGTGGGCCGGGGGGCGGGGCGACGACGCGGCACGGCTCGCCAGGGAGTGCCTCCAGATCAACTACGAGTTCCGTGACCTCGTCGGGGTCGTGCTGCCCGTCGAGTTCATCGCCCTGCTCCGGGCCTCCCTCGGCCACTGCGACCAGGCCGCCGTCCTCCAGGGCGCGGCCCGCCGGATCTGGCAGCGGGTCGGCCTGCCCCTCTTCGGCTCCGCGTACTTCAACGCACCGCACGACACGGCCGTCGGCCTCGCCCGCGCGGGCCTGGGCGGCCGGGGCTACGAGACGGCGTTCGAACGCGGCACGCACCTGACCCTGGATGACGTGGTCACCGCCGTGCTGCACGGGACGCACGAGCCGTCGTGGACCCGCTGA
- a CDS encoding PP2C family protein-serine/threonine phosphatase, whose product MDGGGLDLALCSLPPTLVAGAAAVALRRQGRAIESLRTVALTLQEGVLRPLPRRVGGLRTEVRYVAADPAARVGGDIYDVVSTPFGVRLIMGDVMGKGMPAVGTAMDALGAFRELAQCEARLPMVAQRMDAALAQRAGSEDFVTALLLGLAEGENTMDLVCCGHPPPLLIRAGRATFVDALPPSPPLGLFGLQDEWCRASSVLLAAGDRLLLYTDGVTEARDPAGEFYPLVNRAMDFHDEDPVIFLDALAADLARHTKGRQIDDAALLLVDFGDIRAHHEQAHSGSPRSLRI is encoded by the coding sequence ATGGACGGCGGTGGTCTCGACCTCGCTCTCTGCTCCTTGCCGCCGACCCTGGTGGCCGGTGCCGCCGCTGTGGCCCTGCGCCGCCAGGGGCGCGCCATCGAATCGCTGCGGACGGTGGCGCTGACGCTCCAGGAAGGCGTGCTGCGACCGCTCCCGCGCCGGGTCGGCGGGCTGCGCACGGAGGTCCGTTACGTGGCGGCCGACCCGGCGGCCCGGGTCGGCGGGGACATCTACGACGTCGTGAGCACGCCCTTCGGCGTACGGCTGATCATGGGCGACGTCATGGGCAAGGGGATGCCGGCGGTCGGCACCGCCATGGACGCCCTCGGTGCCTTCCGTGAACTGGCCCAGTGCGAGGCCCGGCTGCCCATGGTCGCCCAGCGGATGGACGCGGCCCTCGCGCAGCGGGCGGGCAGCGAGGACTTCGTCACCGCGCTGCTCCTCGGCCTGGCCGAGGGTGAGAACACCATGGACCTCGTCTGCTGCGGGCATCCGCCGCCGCTGCTGATCCGGGCCGGCCGTGCCACCTTCGTGGACGCCCTGCCGCCCTCGCCCCCGCTCGGGCTCTTCGGCCTCCAGGACGAGTGGTGCCGGGCCAGTTCGGTGCTGCTCGCCGCGGGCGACCGGCTGCTGCTCTACACCGACGGCGTCACCGAGGCGCGGGACCCCGCGGGTGAGTTCTATCCGCTGGTGAACCGGGCAATGGATTTCCACGACGAGGACCCGGTCATATTCCTCGACGCGCTCGCCGCGGACCTGGCGCGGCACACCAAGGGTCGGCAAATAGACGATGCCGCTCTCTTGCTGGTCGATTTCGGAGATATTCGAGCTCATCACGAACAAGCGCATTCAGGAAGCCCGCGGTCGCTCCGGATCTGA
- a CDS encoding SDR family NAD(P)-dependent oxidoreductase encodes MNVYDLKGRRALVTGAAQGLGAGMAEALVRAGAGVVVADIQEGAGLATAEALQKAGGTAAFVPLDVTDDASWESAVARSVDELGGLDIVVNNAGIEISGLVVDLDPADTRRMLDVNVLGVGLGIKHAFRAMRPGGPAGRGGAVVNVSSVAATIPFPGIAGYSATKSAVDRLTRVAALESGKLGYGVRVNCVYPGLVPTEMGARLAQDMETLGLWPSAEAAVGDVIGLTPLGRLGEVTDIADVVLFLASDAARFVTGAGIPVDGGMGM; translated from the coding sequence GTGAACGTGTACGACTTGAAGGGGCGCAGGGCCCTGGTGACCGGGGCGGCGCAGGGACTCGGCGCGGGGATGGCCGAGGCTCTCGTCCGGGCGGGCGCGGGGGTCGTCGTCGCCGACATCCAGGAGGGCGCGGGCCTGGCCACCGCCGAGGCGTTGCAGAAGGCGGGCGGCACCGCGGCGTTCGTCCCGCTCGACGTGACCGACGACGCGAGCTGGGAGTCGGCCGTCGCCCGCTCCGTGGACGAACTGGGCGGCCTGGACATCGTCGTCAACAACGCCGGGATCGAGATCTCCGGCCTGGTCGTCGACCTCGATCCGGCGGACACCCGCCGGATGCTGGACGTGAACGTCCTCGGCGTCGGGCTCGGCATCAAGCACGCCTTCCGGGCGATGCGGCCCGGCGGTCCCGCGGGGCGGGGCGGCGCGGTCGTCAACGTGTCGTCGGTGGCCGCGACCATTCCCTTCCCCGGCATCGCGGGCTACTCGGCGACGAAGTCCGCGGTCGACCGGCTGACCCGGGTGGCCGCCCTGGAGTCCGGCAAGCTCGGCTACGGCGTACGCGTCAACTGTGTCTATCCGGGTCTCGTCCCCACCGAGATGGGGGCCCGCCTCGCCCAGGACATGGAGACCCTGGGGCTGTGGCCGAGCGCGGAGGCCGCCGTCGGGGACGTCATCGGCCTGACCCCGCTCGGACGCCTCGGTGAGGTGACCGACATCGCCGACGTCGTGCTCTTCCTCGCGTCCGATGCCGCGCGTTTCGTCACCGGCGCGGGAATTCCGGTGGACGGCGGCATGGGCATGTGA